The following are encoded in a window of Sminthopsis crassicaudata isolate SCR6 chromosome 3, ASM4859323v1, whole genome shotgun sequence genomic DNA:
- the USP2 gene encoding ubiquitin carboxyl-terminal hydrolase 2 isoform X5: protein MTSKSTQGLAGLRNLGNTCFMNSILQCLSNTRELRDYCLQRLYLRDLNSSSHAHTALMEEFAKLIQTIWTSSANDVVSPSEFKTQIQRFAPRFVGYNQQDAQEFLRFLLDGLHNEVNRVTVRPKSNPENLDHLPDEEKGRQMWRKYLEREDSRIGDLFVGQLKSSLTCTECGYCSTVFDPFWDLSLPIAKRGYPEVTLMDCMRLFTKEDVLDGDEKPTCCRCRARKRCIKKFSIQKFPKILVLHLKRFSESRIRTSKLTTFVNFPLRDLDLREFASENTNHAVYNLYAVSNHSGTTMGGHYTAYCRSPVTGEWHTFNDSSVTPMSSSQVRSSDAYLLFYELASPPSRM from the exons ATG ACCTCCAAGAGCACCCAGGGTCTGGCTGGTCTTCGAAACCTTGGGAACACG TGCTTCATGAACTCAATCCTGCAGTGCCTGAGCAATACCCGGGAGCTGAGAGATTATTGCCTCCAGAGGCTCTACCTCCGTGACCTCAATAGCAGCAGCCATGCACATACAGCCCTTATGGAGG aatttGCAAAACTGATCCAAACCATATGGACTTCATCAGCTAATGATGTGGTGAGCCCTTCAGAGTTCAAGACCCAGATCCAGAGATTTGCTCCCCGATTCGTTGGCTATAA TCAGCAGGATGCTCAGGAGTTCCTTCGTTTTCTACTGGATGGACTCCACAATGAGGTGAACCGGGTCACAGTACGACCTAAGTCCAACCCTGAGAACCTCGATCACCTTCC TGatgaggagaaagggagacagatgTGGAGGAAATATCTAGAACGGGAAGACAGTCGGATTGGGG ATCTCTTTGTTGGGCAGCTAAAGAGCTCCCTGACATGTACTGAGTGTGGTTATTGCTCAACTGTCTTTGACCCCTTCTGGGACCTCTCCCTACCCATTGCTAAG CGGGGCTATCCTGAGGTGACCCTGATGGACTGCATGAGGCTCTTCACCAAAGAGGATGTGCTGGATGGAGACGAGAAGCCA ACCTGCTGTCGCTGCCGAGCCAGGAAAAGGTGTATAAAGAAATTCTCCATCCAGAAGTTCCCAAAGATTTTGGTGCTCC ATCTAAAGCGATTCTCAGAATCCAGGATACGAACCAGCAAACTCACAACATTTGTGAACTTTCCACTGAGAGACCTGGACTTGAGAGAATTTGCCTCAGAGAACACCA ATCACGCTGTTTACAATCTATATGCTGTGTCCAACCACTCTGGAACCACTATGGGCGGCCACTATACTGCCTATTGTCGGAGTCCAGTGACAGGAGAATGGCACACTTTCAATGACTCCAG CGTCACACCCATGTCCTCCAGCCAAGTGCGAAGCAGTGATGCCTATTTGCTCTTTTACGAACTGGCCAGTCCACCCTCCCGTATGTAG
- the USP2 gene encoding ubiquitin carboxyl-terminal hydrolase 2 isoform X1 produces MSQLSSTLKRYTDSSRYTDTPYSKSSYGTYTPSSYGANLAASFLEKEKLSFKPAHPSGFLNTRPRTYGPASLLDYDRGRPMLRSEVGGNKRGESQSRISERPSGSGLNGGSNMPYGMPSSSLNYLPVNSRDQVVPLTQKKSNSHLDLARDFSGLRTTDTYRMDPGPGRSPMLARTRKELCALQGLYQAASRSEYLSDYLENYGRKGNVSQGPAPAPRTLETLSPTYRPSGRYSLWEKGKGSSPSTSPGRDVMTSKSTQGLAGLRNLGNTCFMNSILQCLSNTRELRDYCLQRLYLRDLNSSSHAHTALMEEFAKLIQTIWTSSANDVVSPSEFKTQIQRFAPRFVGYNQQDAQEFLRFLLDGLHNEVNRVTVRPKSNPENLDHLPDEEKGRQMWRKYLEREDSRIGDLFVGQLKSSLTCTECGYCSTVFDPFWDLSLPIAKRGYPEVTLMDCMRLFTKEDVLDGDEKPTCCRCRARKRCIKKFSIQKFPKILVLHLKRFSESRIRTSKLTTFVNFPLRDLDLREFASENTNHAVYNLYAVSNHSGTTMGGHYTAYCRSPVTGEWHTFNDSSVTPMSSSQVRSSDAYLLFYELASPPSRM; encoded by the exons ATGTCCCAGCTCTCCTCCACCCTGAAGCGCTACACAGATTCATCACGCTACACAGACACCCCTTATTCAAAATCCAGCTATGGGACCTATACCCCTTCCTCCTACGGAGCCAACTTGGCTGCATCCTTCCTGGAGAAGGAGAAACTCAGCTTCAAGCCAGCACATCCCTCTGGATTTCTCAACACCCGACCCCGTACCTATGGCCCTGCCTCCCTCCTGGACTATGACCGAGGCCGTCCCATGCTGAGGTCGGAGGTCGGAGGTAACAAAAGAGGAGAGAGCCAAAGCAGGATTAGTGAGCGGCCTTCTGGGAGTGGACTCAATGGAGGCAGCAACATGCCTTATGGAATGCCCAGCAGCTCTCTCAACTACTTGCCCGTAAATTCCCGGGACCAGGTAGTGCCCCTGACCCAGAAGAAGTCTAACAGTCACTTGGACCTGGCCCGAGATTTCTCTGGCCTCCGGACCACAGATACCTATAGGATGGATCCTGGGCCAGGGCGGAGCCCGATGCTTGCTCGGACCCGAAAGGAGTTGTGTGCTCTACAGGGGCTGTACCAGGCGGCCAGTAGATCAGAGTACCTATCGGACTACTTGGAGAACTACGGGCGCAAGGGCAATGTCAGCCAGGGGCCAGCCCCAGCCCCAAGGACTCTGGAGACCCTCAGCCCCACCTACAGACCAAGTGGCCGCTATAGCCTGTGGGAAAAGGGCAAGGGCTCCAGCCCTTCCACCTCCCCAGGGCGGGATGTTATG ACCTCCAAGAGCACCCAGGGTCTGGCTGGTCTTCGAAACCTTGGGAACACG TGCTTCATGAACTCAATCCTGCAGTGCCTGAGCAATACCCGGGAGCTGAGAGATTATTGCCTCCAGAGGCTCTACCTCCGTGACCTCAATAGCAGCAGCCATGCACATACAGCCCTTATGGAGG aatttGCAAAACTGATCCAAACCATATGGACTTCATCAGCTAATGATGTGGTGAGCCCTTCAGAGTTCAAGACCCAGATCCAGAGATTTGCTCCCCGATTCGTTGGCTATAA TCAGCAGGATGCTCAGGAGTTCCTTCGTTTTCTACTGGATGGACTCCACAATGAGGTGAACCGGGTCACAGTACGACCTAAGTCCAACCCTGAGAACCTCGATCACCTTCC TGatgaggagaaagggagacagatgTGGAGGAAATATCTAGAACGGGAAGACAGTCGGATTGGGG ATCTCTTTGTTGGGCAGCTAAAGAGCTCCCTGACATGTACTGAGTGTGGTTATTGCTCAACTGTCTTTGACCCCTTCTGGGACCTCTCCCTACCCATTGCTAAG CGGGGCTATCCTGAGGTGACCCTGATGGACTGCATGAGGCTCTTCACCAAAGAGGATGTGCTGGATGGAGACGAGAAGCCA ACCTGCTGTCGCTGCCGAGCCAGGAAAAGGTGTATAAAGAAATTCTCCATCCAGAAGTTCCCAAAGATTTTGGTGCTCC ATCTAAAGCGATTCTCAGAATCCAGGATACGAACCAGCAAACTCACAACATTTGTGAACTTTCCACTGAGAGACCTGGACTTGAGAGAATTTGCCTCAGAGAACACCA ATCACGCTGTTTACAATCTATATGCTGTGTCCAACCACTCTGGAACCACTATGGGCGGCCACTATACTGCCTATTGTCGGAGTCCAGTGACAGGAGAATGGCACACTTTCAATGACTCCAG CGTCACACCCATGTCCTCCAGCCAAGTGCGAAGCAGTGATGCCTATTTGCTCTTTTACGAACTGGCCAGTCCACCCTCCCGTATGTAG
- the USP2 gene encoding ubiquitin carboxyl-terminal hydrolase 2 isoform X4, which translates to MGPEQTSKSTQGLAGLRNLGNTCFMNSILQCLSNTRELRDYCLQRLYLRDLNSSSHAHTALMEEFAKLIQTIWTSSANDVVSPSEFKTQIQRFAPRFVGYNQQDAQEFLRFLLDGLHNEVNRVTVRPKSNPENLDHLPDEEKGRQMWRKYLEREDSRIGDLFVGQLKSSLTCTECGYCSTVFDPFWDLSLPIAKRGYPEVTLMDCMRLFTKEDVLDGDEKPTCCRCRARKRCIKKFSIQKFPKILVLHLKRFSESRIRTSKLTTFVNFPLRDLDLREFASENTNHAVYNLYAVSNHSGTTMGGHYTAYCRSPVTGEWHTFNDSSVTPMSSSQVRSSDAYLLFYELASPPSRM; encoded by the exons ATGGGCCCAGAGCAG ACCTCCAAGAGCACCCAGGGTCTGGCTGGTCTTCGAAACCTTGGGAACACG TGCTTCATGAACTCAATCCTGCAGTGCCTGAGCAATACCCGGGAGCTGAGAGATTATTGCCTCCAGAGGCTCTACCTCCGTGACCTCAATAGCAGCAGCCATGCACATACAGCCCTTATGGAGG aatttGCAAAACTGATCCAAACCATATGGACTTCATCAGCTAATGATGTGGTGAGCCCTTCAGAGTTCAAGACCCAGATCCAGAGATTTGCTCCCCGATTCGTTGGCTATAA TCAGCAGGATGCTCAGGAGTTCCTTCGTTTTCTACTGGATGGACTCCACAATGAGGTGAACCGGGTCACAGTACGACCTAAGTCCAACCCTGAGAACCTCGATCACCTTCC TGatgaggagaaagggagacagatgTGGAGGAAATATCTAGAACGGGAAGACAGTCGGATTGGGG ATCTCTTTGTTGGGCAGCTAAAGAGCTCCCTGACATGTACTGAGTGTGGTTATTGCTCAACTGTCTTTGACCCCTTCTGGGACCTCTCCCTACCCATTGCTAAG CGGGGCTATCCTGAGGTGACCCTGATGGACTGCATGAGGCTCTTCACCAAAGAGGATGTGCTGGATGGAGACGAGAAGCCA ACCTGCTGTCGCTGCCGAGCCAGGAAAAGGTGTATAAAGAAATTCTCCATCCAGAAGTTCCCAAAGATTTTGGTGCTCC ATCTAAAGCGATTCTCAGAATCCAGGATACGAACCAGCAAACTCACAACATTTGTGAACTTTCCACTGAGAGACCTGGACTTGAGAGAATTTGCCTCAGAGAACACCA ATCACGCTGTTTACAATCTATATGCTGTGTCCAACCACTCTGGAACCACTATGGGCGGCCACTATACTGCCTATTGTCGGAGTCCAGTGACAGGAGAATGGCACACTTTCAATGACTCCAG CGTCACACCCATGTCCTCCAGCCAAGTGCGAAGCAGTGATGCCTATTTGCTCTTTTACGAACTGGCCAGTCCACCCTCCCGTATGTAG
- the USP2 gene encoding ubiquitin carboxyl-terminal hydrolase 2 isoform X2, which yields MRTSYTVTLPEEPPAAPFPAFGKELRPRAPLPRSLLLSTFVGLLLNKAKTSKSTQGLAGLRNLGNTCFMNSILQCLSNTRELRDYCLQRLYLRDLNSSSHAHTALMEEFAKLIQTIWTSSANDVVSPSEFKTQIQRFAPRFVGYNQQDAQEFLRFLLDGLHNEVNRVTVRPKSNPENLDHLPDEEKGRQMWRKYLEREDSRIGDLFVGQLKSSLTCTECGYCSTVFDPFWDLSLPIAKRGYPEVTLMDCMRLFTKEDVLDGDEKPTCCRCRARKRCIKKFSIQKFPKILVLHLKRFSESRIRTSKLTTFVNFPLRDLDLREFASENTNHAVYNLYAVSNHSGTTMGGHYTAYCRSPVTGEWHTFNDSSVTPMSSSQVRSSDAYLLFYELASPPSRM from the exons ATGCGCACCTCGTACACCGTGACCCTGCCCGAGGAGCCCCCCGCAGCCCCTTTCCCCGCCTTCGGGAAGGAGCTGCGGCCCCGTGCCCCTCTCCCCCGCTCTCTGCTGCTCTCCACCTTCGTGGGGCTCCTGCTCAACAAAGCCAAG ACCTCCAAGAGCACCCAGGGTCTGGCTGGTCTTCGAAACCTTGGGAACACG TGCTTCATGAACTCAATCCTGCAGTGCCTGAGCAATACCCGGGAGCTGAGAGATTATTGCCTCCAGAGGCTCTACCTCCGTGACCTCAATAGCAGCAGCCATGCACATACAGCCCTTATGGAGG aatttGCAAAACTGATCCAAACCATATGGACTTCATCAGCTAATGATGTGGTGAGCCCTTCAGAGTTCAAGACCCAGATCCAGAGATTTGCTCCCCGATTCGTTGGCTATAA TCAGCAGGATGCTCAGGAGTTCCTTCGTTTTCTACTGGATGGACTCCACAATGAGGTGAACCGGGTCACAGTACGACCTAAGTCCAACCCTGAGAACCTCGATCACCTTCC TGatgaggagaaagggagacagatgTGGAGGAAATATCTAGAACGGGAAGACAGTCGGATTGGGG ATCTCTTTGTTGGGCAGCTAAAGAGCTCCCTGACATGTACTGAGTGTGGTTATTGCTCAACTGTCTTTGACCCCTTCTGGGACCTCTCCCTACCCATTGCTAAG CGGGGCTATCCTGAGGTGACCCTGATGGACTGCATGAGGCTCTTCACCAAAGAGGATGTGCTGGATGGAGACGAGAAGCCA ACCTGCTGTCGCTGCCGAGCCAGGAAAAGGTGTATAAAGAAATTCTCCATCCAGAAGTTCCCAAAGATTTTGGTGCTCC ATCTAAAGCGATTCTCAGAATCCAGGATACGAACCAGCAAACTCACAACATTTGTGAACTTTCCACTGAGAGACCTGGACTTGAGAGAATTTGCCTCAGAGAACACCA ATCACGCTGTTTACAATCTATATGCTGTGTCCAACCACTCTGGAACCACTATGGGCGGCCACTATACTGCCTATTGTCGGAGTCCAGTGACAGGAGAATGGCACACTTTCAATGACTCCAG CGTCACACCCATGTCCTCCAGCCAAGTGCGAAGCAGTGATGCCTATTTGCTCTTTTACGAACTGGCCAGTCCACCCTCCCGTATGTAG
- the USP2 gene encoding ubiquitin carboxyl-terminal hydrolase 2 isoform X3: MEGLQLRKVKTSKSTQGLAGLRNLGNTCFMNSILQCLSNTRELRDYCLQRLYLRDLNSSSHAHTALMEEFAKLIQTIWTSSANDVVSPSEFKTQIQRFAPRFVGYNQQDAQEFLRFLLDGLHNEVNRVTVRPKSNPENLDHLPDEEKGRQMWRKYLEREDSRIGDLFVGQLKSSLTCTECGYCSTVFDPFWDLSLPIAKRGYPEVTLMDCMRLFTKEDVLDGDEKPTCCRCRARKRCIKKFSIQKFPKILVLHLKRFSESRIRTSKLTTFVNFPLRDLDLREFASENTNHAVYNLYAVSNHSGTTMGGHYTAYCRSPVTGEWHTFNDSSVTPMSSSQVRSSDAYLLFYELASPPSRM, encoded by the exons ATGGAAGGACTTCAGCTAAGGAAAGTTAAG ACCTCCAAGAGCACCCAGGGTCTGGCTGGTCTTCGAAACCTTGGGAACACG TGCTTCATGAACTCAATCCTGCAGTGCCTGAGCAATACCCGGGAGCTGAGAGATTATTGCCTCCAGAGGCTCTACCTCCGTGACCTCAATAGCAGCAGCCATGCACATACAGCCCTTATGGAGG aatttGCAAAACTGATCCAAACCATATGGACTTCATCAGCTAATGATGTGGTGAGCCCTTCAGAGTTCAAGACCCAGATCCAGAGATTTGCTCCCCGATTCGTTGGCTATAA TCAGCAGGATGCTCAGGAGTTCCTTCGTTTTCTACTGGATGGACTCCACAATGAGGTGAACCGGGTCACAGTACGACCTAAGTCCAACCCTGAGAACCTCGATCACCTTCC TGatgaggagaaagggagacagatgTGGAGGAAATATCTAGAACGGGAAGACAGTCGGATTGGGG ATCTCTTTGTTGGGCAGCTAAAGAGCTCCCTGACATGTACTGAGTGTGGTTATTGCTCAACTGTCTTTGACCCCTTCTGGGACCTCTCCCTACCCATTGCTAAG CGGGGCTATCCTGAGGTGACCCTGATGGACTGCATGAGGCTCTTCACCAAAGAGGATGTGCTGGATGGAGACGAGAAGCCA ACCTGCTGTCGCTGCCGAGCCAGGAAAAGGTGTATAAAGAAATTCTCCATCCAGAAGTTCCCAAAGATTTTGGTGCTCC ATCTAAAGCGATTCTCAGAATCCAGGATACGAACCAGCAAACTCACAACATTTGTGAACTTTCCACTGAGAGACCTGGACTTGAGAGAATTTGCCTCAGAGAACACCA ATCACGCTGTTTACAATCTATATGCTGTGTCCAACCACTCTGGAACCACTATGGGCGGCCACTATACTGCCTATTGTCGGAGTCCAGTGACAGGAGAATGGCACACTTTCAATGACTCCAG CGTCACACCCATGTCCTCCAGCCAAGTGCGAAGCAGTGATGCCTATTTGCTCTTTTACGAACTGGCCAGTCCACCCTCCCGTATGTAG